The Ictalurus punctatus breed USDA103 chromosome 15, Coco_2.0, whole genome shotgun sequence DNA window GGAGCTTTGGCTGTGGAAGCAGATCCTCCAAATGCACTGGGAAAGATTACTGAGAATGGGACAAGTACTGATGTGAGAAACACTCCAGAAGTGAAGACAGCAGTGGAATATTCAAGTAAGTCATGCTCTAATGATGCTCTAATGGTGCAGGTGTCTGATATCTAACTACATACATTGACACCTTTGGATTTCTCTACAGCTTCAattgacaaatatatatatatatatatgtgtgtgtgtgtgtgtgtgtgtgtgtgtgtgtgtgtgtgtgtgtgtatgtgtagctttacagatctttatcggaaagagtttaaacaatgttctttattcttgttcaatgaaccataaacaattattgcacatgcatcTGTGGAACAGTCCACAGACAATAGCAGTTTATAGGCGGTAGCAATTACAGTCACAGTCACAATAACTTAAGAcactataatatttatatatatatatatatatatatatatatatatatatatatatatatatatatatatatatatatatatagtataaattaacttaagacctttctactgactctgaaaaacaccagaagaaagatgacTAGAgtccataggcctgctgcagggaggcatgaggactgcagatgtggccagagcaatgaACTGCAATGTcagtaatgtaagacgcctgagacagtgctacagggagacaggaaggacagctgattgtcctcgcagtggaaaattacatgcaaCCATGTGTCTCCCCCAGaagtgatcgagaacttgcaaatgccttggtggaagagtggagtaacatctcacagcaagaactgacaaatctggtgcagttcATGAgaatgagatgcactgtagtacttaaagcagctggaggccacaccacatactgactgttacttttaatattgacaaCCCCCCTTGTTCAgcgactcattattccatttctatttgtcaaatgtctgtgaaacttgttcagtttatgtctcagttgttggatctttttatgttaatacaaatatttacacatcttaagaaatttgctggaaataaaagcagaggacatttcttttttactgactaatatatatatatatatatatatatatatatatatatatatatatatatatatatatatatatatatcagcaaAATTGTAGTAGGAAGATAAGGATATAGAGGATGATGAATCAGCTTTTTTGGAAACATGTATTATGCTAAagtatttattcttttttgatttgttaaaaaaaaaaaaggtagatcTTACTTGACAGATCATTATCAATTTGTTAGCCTTAGTGAATATTCTTCCAACTCTTCCAAGTTGAAAGTGGTGTCCCACAATTTTCTGTTTTAGGTCCTCTACAcactgagaaaaaaagagaacattatgtgttttatgttttgtccCTCTGGGGGATAACAGAGGGTTTCGGTTAATTAAGATGTATAAAAATGTAGCATTCAGTTCTGCCAAGTGCCATGGTCTTGGCTTAGGTACAGTCAGCTCCACAAtcattggcactcttggtaaagaTGGGTAAAAAGGAGAAGAGTAAAGTCCAGAAGAGAGTAGGATCTGGAGAGCTTCAGTACTGAGGAGCGATCTCTGATTCCTTGCTatgtattctccaatctcatTAAGCATTATAGGGGAACACTGTACTATGTTGGCAAAGGGAGATTGCACAAAGCACTAAATGCAGGAGTGCAAATAATTGTGAtgtcattttattaaaaatatatttttttgatatggggtttttattttcttagaaTAAATTTACttcaatttaattaatttagatTTCTCATATTTTCAATGTGGGATTAAGTTAATTAACCACAAATACATTTGtaatatccttttttttattgaaaaaagatgccaataattctggagcaaTGGTCTATGTACAATTTAGTTAGCATTTTGCTGTTTGAGGCAGTGTCTTAACTCAAGTTTTTGTTCCTAGGGGAGAAGAGGGCAGCCGAGAAACCAAAAAAAGGCAAAGCTAAGGACACACAGGTGAGCCTGGGTCCATGAAAACATTTGAGGACCAACAGACTCATTTTTTACTTCTTAAACTATCATTAAATGGGAAGAAATAGCAAAACCAAGATGTTTCAATTACTttactgtacatgtatatgCAGTTACATGTACATTACACGCCTCGTTTTGCGGTCAGCTCAGTAGGTGTGCCCCATTATAATGAGCGTACTGGCTATTTTTATCTTCTACTGTAGTTTTTCATCTCACAAATTGGCACTGCTCATTTTTTGGGCTCTCGTATTTACCCACTACATTTAGTCTTTGTATGTTTGTGCCAAGTACAGTcatttctgtatatttatatctaaTGATGGGCTCCATGTTTCTGTCAGCAGCCAGATCTGGGGCGGACCCTGGCCGCGTGGGTGGAGCTAAATTCCATCTTGAAAATGAGAGACGGAATTTCAGGTAAACTGAGCACGGTACTGCATGAGCTCGGTAATGAAAAGAAGCGCCTTCTTGACCAGGGTAATGAGCCagcgaaaaagaaaaaacaagaagaagatgatgaagatgaagatgaagaagatgatgatgatgaagaagaggaagaagaggaagaagaggaagaagaggaagaagaggaagaaggaggagaagaagggggagaaggaggagaagaaggaggagaagaagaagaaaatgaaggagGGGAGGAAGAACaggcagaggaagaggagatTGAGGCAGCTGGTAACAGTACTGCAGAATTGCTACCAGAAGGTTGCCAAGTGAATGGAACTGAGATTTCCTGTGCAGATGCTGGCATTGCTGAACTTCCCATCATCACCGACCTAAACATCACTACACTTGACTTATCTGGTGAGTTTAGAGGAAGAATGTAGAGTCTAAACAACTGTCCGGTGACATCTTCAagaccaacaacaacaacaaaaaaaacagttcttcAGTTAAAACATATATTTGTCTTTTCATCTCTGTCACAGGAAACAACTTTACCACATTACCTTCTGAAGCTTTCTCTGGTCTGCCCAATCTGGAAGTAGTCGACTTGAGCAGGAACCTTCTGGATGACTCCTCTATCAACCCTGACTTCTTCATGGTGTTCTATACCTTCCTAACATATTATAACAGTTAATCTTTCACAGGCAGCATTCTTTttatcaataaaaatgaaacaagtATCATAATAGAGCCAGAGACAAAATGTCAGGGTTCTTGTGTTGCTGCAAGTCACatcctgctgaaaaataaaattcatttaatCAGTCATGGATTGAACTTTAGGCACTACTTGAATATACTACATTGACATACCACAAGCACTTGTCAGATTAAGCGGGATGTAGGACAGTTATGCAGCACATGTGATGTTACAAAACGTTCTTATACAAGATGCATTACAATCATATATTTCCTTTTTGCATTCAGTACAGATATCTTATCTCATCAAAGGACACCTACATTATTTCTCAGCTGAGCACAGTTTTCCCCCAGAGTAATTATTTGTTTCTCTGAGACTTGCAGAAAACCTGTGAGATACATTGAGTAAATGCCTATAAGAAACGTTAGCATTCAACAGAGTACTGTCTCTGTATAGTGTCTCCTGGAGGAGCAATTGCTCTCAAAGCGGAGGAAATGAGGTCATATCTTACAGTGTCCAATCCTTATGTGCCACCAGTAAAGGGCCAGGAGATTGGTAGCTTTACTCAGACAGGGTGCTATTGGACTCCACTGATGGCAGGGTTTAAAAAGAAGGCTTTTAGCTTAAAATATCCTACCACTACAAGAGTTCCTGAAAAACCAAGAGTACTCATTTGGTGGTTTTCCTGGAAATACAGTCAGATTAATTTAGCATCATGATTAAAAGATGGTGTTTAAGCATGTAAAACACATAATCCACAGCTGTACTCTGCGGTTATTCGCAAATGTCCTCTCTTTATTTATCCTTAACAGAATCTGACAAACCTAAGAACGCTGATTCTTGATGCCAATGGTCTAGAAACAATCCCACATCTGCCAGGATCTCTGGAGGAGCTGAGAATCAATGACAACAAGATAAACCAAGTGCTTTCCCACAACCTTGAAGGTTTGGCCTGATGGTTTTGTCTTAATTTAAAATATGTAGTAAATATTGagatgtaaggaataaaacatgatggagttgctgttaaagagaaaacatcaatcacggggtggtgtgatggccaagccaaagttgattattttccaataacagcaagtACCAAAGAGTTTTATTCTAAACAGTTTTcccctcaccagcatctctcttttctcttgctttaagttaataagacaaaaaaaaaaagcaacttgtCTTGTTACTGAAAACCCACAaagccctccatcctgaagGCTTTTCTGTGTCTGAAAACATAGTGTTATATCTTTACTCCAACAAAATACTGACAGTggaaactccttccaaaaatgctaaacaaacttctcctcacagaaaacataaCCATATCAAAGatttgatgtttttaaattcatttatgtggagcgtccgccatacaagtccctgtgaaacttgttactatggaaaatgtaatgcattagaacgagcacattaatataaacctttcagCTAGAACTACAGTCTGAGCTGAGCTGTTATATAAAATCAGGCCAATTACAATCAAGCATTCAACTGTGTTGTTTAAAATTCATTAGAACAAGTTTAGagcaactttaaaaaaaaaaaaaaaaaaaaaaaaggataggATATTTATGAGTTTTGTCTCAGAATGTCCTTTGAATTTTCTGTAGGTTTGTCCAAATTGCTCCACTTAGAGCTGGCAGGAAACATCCTGTGGGAGGGCAGTGTTGAGCCCTTGGCCTTTGAGCACCTCACCACGCTCAAGCACTTGAGACTAGACAACAACCGCTTCACCTCCATTCCATCTGGACTGCCCGCATCTCTAGAGGTCAGCTCCTGCCGATATTTTATGGATTAATTTATAATACTTTCTATTctaacattgtgtgtgtgtttgttttgacaGGATCTGAGGCTGCCGCACAATCAGCTAGTGGAGGTGCAGGAAAGTGTTCTGAAAAACTCCGTCCACTTGACAGCCCTGGATCTGAGTCACAACTTCCTGAGTGACACCAGTTTCTACCCTGGAGCCTGGATTGACCTGCCGTGAGTTACATATACCTTTTATTTCTTAAGCtacagtttttacattcacagtaGTAGAGAAGAGTATTCATGTCTATTTGACATGTACGATCAGGAAAAAGTGCACTTTTTCCCCCACATATACAATAATATAGCAGGTAGTGTTACTACCTCACAGGTCCTGGGTCTGGGGTTCCAACCTGAGCTCAAGCTACAGTCTGTGTGAagtttttgcatgttttcccatGTGTCTGTGCGGGTTTCCTCTGTGCACTTTAGTTTTTTTCACACCTTCCAAAAATATGCCAATAGGTAAATTGGCTAAATTGGTAACTTGTCCATAGGGATGAATGAGTGTGCGAGTGCGCATGTGTGGTGCCCTTTTATAGAGTGGTATCTCATACAGAACTCATGGCAAGCATGAACAGTATAAATCTGTTAGATTAATGAATATCCAATAATAGGGAAAAGTAATCCACATGGACAGCTCAAGattaatttacacaaataagacatttaatattattgattctatgaaaaaaaaataaatgcaaatattatCCTTCTGAAGTAGTAACATATATAGAGGGAAGTACAATGCTTAGGTGGGCAGAGATGGGTAGTAACGTGCTATATTTACTTTcgttacatttatttaagtaactttttaaagaaaataaaagtacttttaagagtaggtttaactggccttatactcttactcaagttaatatttaatcacagaaatgactTGTACTTCACTATGTTCTGTGGCGTTCCtctgttactgttaaatatgaatgaatatatttttatgtagttttaataattagtttatataatgtataatgagGTCTCAAGTCTTGTGATATGCTGCAGTCTTGGAAGATAATGGCTGAAGAGGGGGATGAAACAAGTGTGTCGATGGAGGCagggcgcgcacacacacacacacacacacacacacacacacacaaacaaacatactaacacacacaaacacactaacacacacaaacactctttcaaggagaggtgtgacttacagttctccatgtagtctggaTTTCAGGATTTTCCGAATCAGAtccgaagtaactagtaacttgctacttgagtagtcttctcattggatactttattactcttactcaagtacaaccccaattccaaaaaagttgggacgcttttgatattttttctatgttctattgtgaataacatatggttttatgagatttgcaaatcattgcattctgtttttatttacattttacacaacttttttggaattggagttgtaattattaacattattgcTTTAGTATTACTTGTACTTAAGTAAaatttttggctactctacccacctctgttGGTAGGTAGTGTTGCTGCATCACAGCTCCATGGTCTTCCGATTCAaccctgagctcgggttactgtctgtctaTGCATATTCTCCTCATGTTCACAtttgaaagtgtgtatgtggtgcCCTGTGATATACTGGGGTctcatccagagtgtattcctgcctcatgtccAGTGtgcctaggataggctccagatacaccttgatcctgaccaggatagagtatttactgaagatgaatgaatgaacccTTTTAAGGTAGTCAAAAGGatttatgtatttttcttaTATTACACTAGATGTCGAACATCAACCgtgtacactatatgaccaaaagtatgtgggcacCTAAACATAACACATGTATGgggacagtggtggcttagcagttaaggctctgggttactgatcggaaggtcggggttcaaaccccagctgccactgttgggcccttgagcaaggcccttaaccctctctgccccaaaggtgccgtatcatggctgaccctgtgctctgaccccaacttcctggcatgctggggtatgtgaagaaaattatTTCACGGTGctataatgtgtatgtgaccaataaagactcttCCCCAactcttccccaaactgttgccacaaaattggaaacacacaattgtctagaatgtctctgtacgctgtagaATTAAGAATTCATTTCATTATGAACTAACGAgaccaaacatgttccagcatggcaatgctcctgtgcacaaagcaaggtccataaagacatggtttactAAGGTTGGAGTAGAAAAACTTGAGtggcctgacctcaaccccactgaacacctctgagATGAATTGAAATGCCAGCGTTGCTTTAGGACTTCTTGCAAAATGTCAGTGTCCAAGCTCATGAAGGTAAATGGTCACAATCCCCAAAGCCAGagtccaaaatctagtggaaagccttcttaGAAGAGTGGTCACTGTTATAGCAACAAATGGGGTGACTCCATATTAATGCTTTTGGAATGGACTGTTTAGTGATcgggtgtccatatacttttgaccatatagccTGTCaccatcactatattaaaagcacagcactgagagagagagagagagagagagagagagagagagagagagagagagtcccaGAATCCATTGCTTATTTTAATCTAGTTAATAAAGTGAACATCCTTTGTCCAGACATCTACCTGCAACATTTATACCAAGTCAAGACgacttgtgtattttttttgcacaacacTAGATGGCGGACATCAACCAGATATCACCATGACTACAATAAAAGTGCAGTATTGCTAGAGTATCACAGAAtccattgtttattttttacctaGTTAATAATTTAATTGGTGAACATCCTTTAGACTCTGCTCAGACTGGTAAAACTCCTTGAGTCTCGCTACACTTTACCGAGTCGGCGTTATTTCACATTCGTCTACTTACCGGAGTTATACAACCGTATGACAGATCATATTCACGAGCTTCTTCATAACCACTCCGCGATGAGTCTCAGATCCAGGGGTTACATCctatgtacagtgccctccactaatattggcacccttggtaaatataagcaaagaaggctgtgaaaaattgtctttattgtttaaccttttgatattttgttcaaaaaatttcacaaaaatactgttctctcatggatttcaaacaattgcacacacaaaacaggtttataaaaaaatgatttgttaaatatagatgtgcaacaattattggcacatttttagtcaatactttgtgccaCCTCCCTTTGGCAAGATtacagctctgagtcttttcctataatgcctgatgaggttggagaatacatggcaagggatctgagaccattcctccatacaaaaTCTCTCTAGATCCTAACCCAAACCCTAGGTGATATGTGTCTCTCCAGGGTCAGTCACACTGTACAAATAACTCAGTGACTCCACTGAGGTGAAAGCTAGAACACTCAGCACTGCTGATCCTCTTTCACCTGCCAAATAGATGGAGTGTTTCTGATAAGACTGAAAACACAGGATTGTGACCTTCAGGCTGTGACTTGTGGATGCTTCAATGGGTGATTAAGAAAGTGGAAGCGATGTATTCATTGACAAGGGCTATTTCATTATTAAGCACGAGCAAGCACATTAAGGATTGGCAAGCACTGCCAATCAGTAGAGGATATCACAActcaattaattcatttattatatcTTCTTatagttcttatagttattaatCGAtatgactggtcacttgaattgatTAGGTTCAGTCTAAATCTCAAAAACAAATGCCAGCCTATTTATGAATACAAAAAGCTCTAAGGATCCAATAAGTATTACTGTACATATTTGAATAATAAGTCTAAtatttaaacagttttattatgttaagaaaataaatgtgtgcTGATGGGGCCTGTGCCagagaaagaataataataagagagtAGTGTTGCATAGAAGACAGAAGTGGGTAGATATAATCATTGTAATTTTTTGCTGCAGTTGTTGCAGCCATTTTTACTGCACCTTTTATGAGTTTCTCAGTGGAGAGAACTATAATCTTACAGTGCCACTCAGTACATGGTAATTATCTTAACAACTTTACTATCAGTTCACTTAATGTTTGTGCCACTAACctatgcctttaaaaaaaaaaaaaaatctttttgatGCTTCTGTGTCTGATCTACCCAACATCTACAGCACTGTGCTATTATTTCTATGTAAATTTGAGCATCTACCCCAATTCAGACTTTCACTGCTTTCATCTTCTCTCTGCTTGTGAGCACCTGTCAGTCCGAATAGACTCCTTAATTCTGCTCTGTGAAGCCAGTCTAATTACCACCACCAACCTTTACATGTTCCCTCATTAGCTGCTCTGCCAGTTTTAACTCTTTAGTGCACCCAAGAAGAGTTCTCTGTATAATCCACTGAGGAAATACACAAGAAATGCTCTTGCTTCATCCAAAGGCACACTTAggcatatttaaaaacatggcCCCTCCTATAAAGCCTGGCACCTGGGTTTGCAGCTTTTGCAGTGTTCCCTTAAAAGTCCATGTGCTGCTGTACTGCTCTTTTTATGGTATACTATATTTATAAGATCAGAGAACAGCTGCTCAGAGACGTAACACATTTCCGTTACCAATGACCCATTCATGACCAGAGATTTTAAAGGAATACTACAGCATATTTTAACCTcattaaattataaatgataaaattaCCATGTACCAAGTCTAACAGCAAATATCGAACTCAATAAAGGTTTAAAATTACTTTATAATGCAAATTCAAAAATACAACCATCACACTCTAATGATACATGAATTGGGATGAGACAGATGTGAGACAAAGTCTCAAGCTGTTCTCTTGAATTCATTTTCTAATACTGGTGCAATAGAGAAGGTTTTGTGGTATCTATGCACAATAGGACCCAAACAACTGTTAGTAACTGCAGATTCTTCCTCCTGCAAAAGTAGTCCCATAAAGGATCAACTGACCAGATGTAATGCCTAATTTTCAAATACCTTTGACTGAAGACTTGAATAAATTTGATCTAGAAAATATGCAATTTGCATAAACTCCTATTGAGTGGCCTTCTATTATAAATGGGTTACTTTGCTTTTTGGGGGGTACAGGAAATTGTGTCAAAATGTATGTCCGAGGTAATGGCACACACCCAACAGATGCAGTTGATAAAGATTTAAAATCACTGGAACATTCCTGTAATGTGTTGTGTTGCCATTCTCCTCGGACTAATGCTGTGGGAATTGGAACAGTTTGTGGGTGAAAGACCCACCGGACTCTGCAGGGGTGATGATTTGTTTGTACGTGGTGTGTGCGCTCAAATGTGTGCTTgctagtgtttgtgtgtgtgaaacaagaAGGGGACCTCCAGGAGAGCTCCATTTGTTTCTAGTTAGCTTTGAGCTGGGAACAGAATGTAAGGGGGGTTTGATGGATACTGAGGGTTGTGGCACTACGATATATGAACCGAAAGACCCATTCTCTGCCTAATGAGTAAGAATTATAGtggttagatttttttttggtagggGTAAACTTAAGGACATGCAGAAATAGTGCTCAAAACACAAGTTAACCTTAGTAAAAGCACACAATACAATTTcataataatttgcataaagtaCCCCGGGCAGAAAAAGTCAAAGacattcataaatattaaaaaagatATCTCTcaccatcattaaaaaaaaaaatctagccaAAAATTGTATGTGTAAATTGATAGAATACAACAGCAGCAGAATCCCACTGAGCTTATGTGCCTGTGTCATACATCCAGAAATTAAGAGTGCAAACATGGCCAGGATAAAGCCTTCTGCATGACTGCACAGTGGTTGTCCTGGCCAGCATGCACTGTTGCGTAAGCCTGGTTATATAACTCCGGCACTGGTGAGCATCTGCATATCTGATGGTAATTGTAAGATCTCTGTTTCTCGTTGGACTTTCTCCAATTTATTGATTGCTTTTGGCTGAAAACACCATTCCAGCGCCAGAATATCTGACTCAGTAAGCATCCATTAATTCTGAAGATCAAATTCAGTTTTGCATTGTGTCACTCACTAGAGCATTATAATAATGCTTCATTCTCTTTTTTGCAGTATCCTTTATaactgtacacaaacacaattttGGAAGTTTTACTTTAAGCTTAAAGCATTTGTACATTCTCCAGTGAAGATGGTGATCATTTATGTATGTACAAACTTCTGTTCTAATCAGTAAATAGAGGTGACTAAtcaatttgttaaatatacataGTAAAAATTATGGCCTAGGTGTacttatattattaataataaaaacacctttGTTCTGTCCTTGTTAGCAATCACAGTTCTCATTAAATTGCACTAAGAAATAGATTTCAGGTGTACATAAAGCCGGCAAATTAAGAGAAAACTAGTGGGTTTGCTATACCGTGAAGGACATTTTTGTTGGCAAGGTTTTGCACTGCCTGTGCCATTTGAGAAGAAGGATTACTACAAATCAACACAAAGTTATTCTGCTCAGTCACCTTAATAtgctgaaacatttctatcctgataaGAGTGATCTCTTCCAAGGTGATTGTGCCCCCATTGATGAGTACGAATAGTATGCAAATCATATTCTTTGGCCTTTACAGTTGCCAGATCTCAACCCAGGTAAAAACCTttgggagattttggactgaCATGTTAGACAGTGCCCTCTACCACCACCATCAA harbors:
- the si:dkey-32e6.6 gene encoding extracellular matrix protein 2 isoform X1, producing MQSAWILCICVGVCVGALAVEADPPNALGKITENGTSTDVRNTPEVKTAVEYSREKRAAEKPKKGKAKDTQQPDLGRTLAAWVELNSILKMRDGISGKLSTVLHELGNEKKRLLDQGNEPAKKKKQEEDDEDEDEEDDDDEEEEEEEEEEEEEEEEEGGEEGGEGGEEGGEEEENEGGEEEQAEEEEIEAAGNSTAELLPEGCQVNGTEISCADAGIAELPIITDLNITTLDLSGNNFTTLPSEAFSGLPNLEVVDLSRNLLDDSSINPDFFMNLTNLRTLILDANGLETIPHLPGSLEELRINDNKINQVLSHNLEGLSKLLHLELAGNILWEGSVEPLAFEHLTTLKHLRLDNNRFTSIPSGLPASLEDLRLPHNQLVEVQESVLKNSVHLTALDLSHNFLSDTSFYPGAWIDLPNLKNLDLSHNQLNMVPAHLPRVLRQLSLQHNFIQAIPPDTLSHMRPGLQSLRLSHNQLLEHGLLGKAFRGAYKTLEELLLDNNRLERVPPNIRYFRNLHQLRLDHNLISAVPVKSVCKMALTNSSPLLALHLENNYLDVNRIPRKALSCIPDLQRVVLEPQTHNEIV
- the si:dkey-32e6.6 gene encoding extracellular matrix protein 2 isoform X2; the protein is MQSAWILCICVGVCVGALAVEADPPNALGKITENGTSTDVRNTPEVKTAVEYSREKRAAEKPKKGKAKDTQPDLGRTLAAWVELNSILKMRDGISGKLSTVLHELGNEKKRLLDQGNEPAKKKKQEEDDEDEDEEDDDDEEEEEEEEEEEEEEEEEGGEEGGEGGEEGGEEEENEGGEEEQAEEEEIEAAGNSTAELLPEGCQVNGTEISCADAGIAELPIITDLNITTLDLSGNNFTTLPSEAFSGLPNLEVVDLSRNLLDDSSINPDFFMNLTNLRTLILDANGLETIPHLPGSLEELRINDNKINQVLSHNLEGLSKLLHLELAGNILWEGSVEPLAFEHLTTLKHLRLDNNRFTSIPSGLPASLEDLRLPHNQLVEVQESVLKNSVHLTALDLSHNFLSDTSFYPGAWIDLPNLKNLDLSHNQLNMVPAHLPRVLRQLSLQHNFIQAIPPDTLSHMRPGLQSLRLSHNQLLEHGLLGKAFRGAYKTLEELLLDNNRLERVPPNIRYFRNLHQLRLDHNLISAVPVKSVCKMALTNSSPLLALHLENNYLDVNRIPRKALSCIPDLQRVVLEPQTHNEIV